The Methanolacinia paynteri sequence GTCAGAGGAACTTTTCAGGAAAATTTGTTGGAATATCGGTATCCCGGAGCTTAAAAATTGAGGGAAAACTGATGAATCCCTATACGCACCTGCTTCCCGAAATGTCCTCGACAATTCTTTTCGCAGGCCCGGACAGGTGGTAGCTGACAATCCTTCCGTCCTTCGTCGAACAGACAAGCCCGGAATCTGTCAGCCTTTTCATGTGCCACGATACCGTCGAACATGTGGTTTTTATGAGGGAGACTATCTCGTTCCTTGATGCGCCGGGCGAATCAAGGAGATATTCACAGATTGTGAATTCGGTATCGTTCCGGAGGATCGCGAGCATCTCCATCTCCTCGCGTGTATACCTGCCGGAATTTTCGAAATAGAAACTCCGCCCGTTCTTTGTCAAAACCGCGATCCTGTGCTCCCGCCTCAGGACCTTTAAGTGATAATCCAGGGTGCCCCTGTTGACATCGAGACCCTTCTCGATATCCGTAAAGCACACGCCCGGATTATCAAGGACATGCCTGTATATGCCGTTCCTCAGCTCGTGATCGAGCACGGTCTTAACCTCGACGCGGCGGAAATTCAGGGCAACAAGACCTATCCCGCCCAGGATAATCTCAGCTGGAAGGACCATAACCGGGGATATCATGGCAAGAGTCACGGCAGCAAGTACGAGGGGGGAGACCTGCCACAGGTCCAGGGGGACCGGCGCTTTCGACTCTTCGCTTACAGGAGGGGCTTCATCCCAGTTCTGGACGGAATACTGCATGGATGTCGCTCCTGCGGATGAAATCAGGGATGAAACCAGTATGAGCAGTGCCGCTGCATAGATGACTCCTGATATCCGGTTCTGCTTTTTTACTCTCATAGCCCTTACCATCTGAGTTTTTAATCTGCATTTATTATTAATCTTCTGTGAGAGGAGTCAATATATACCGGAATCAAAGGAATAATGCAAAACGGAAACCGTCCGCCCGATAACAGTCCGAAAACCTGACAGGCAATAATACGATAATTCTCACAGAAATCATTTACATAAAGCTATAAAGATTCATTTAACAACTGGTGACTATACAATGGGGTCCGAATATCATAAAAAAATAACAGGAATCGCAATAATTTCCGTATTTATCCTCTGCTGCCTCGCACTTCCGG is a genomic window containing:
- a CDS encoding winged helix-turn-helix transcriptional regulator, whose product is MRVKKQNRISGVIYAAALLILVSSLISSAGATSMQYSVQNWDEAPPVSEESKAPVPLDLWQVSPLVLAAVTLAMISPVMVLPAEIILGGIGLVALNFRRVEVKTVLDHELRNGIYRHVLDNPGVCFTDIEKGLDVNRGTLDYHLKVLRREHRIAVLTKNGRSFYFENSGRYTREEMEMLAILRNDTEFTICEYLLDSPGASRNEIVSLIKTTCSTVSWHMKRLTDSGLVCSTKDGRIVSYHLSGPAKRIVEDISGSRCV